One Streptomyces dangxiongensis genomic window, TTCGAGCAGTGCCAGCGTGCCGCCGGGGGCGAGCCGCCCGGCGAACGCCGCGAGCCCGGCGCGCTGGTCGCCGAGGTGATGCAGGGTGCGGCTGGCCCACAGCAGGCCGGCCGGCCCCTCCAGCTCGGCGAGCACGCCGGGCAGTTCACCGGCGAGGGTGCCGAAGCGGTCGGCGACGCCCTGGCGGTCGGCCCGGGCCCGGGCGCGCTCCAGCAGCGGCGCGGTGCCGTCGACGGCGACGACGCGGGCGCCGGGGAACGCCTCGGCGAACAGACAGGAGACGACCCCGGGGCCGCTGCCCGCGTCCACGATCAGGCCCGGCCCGGTCACTTCCTGGGCGAGCCACGCCATGGCCTGCTCGTAGACGGGGGTGAACAGTTCCGCCTGCGTCTCCAGCAGCGAACCCAGCTCGTTCCAGTCGATGTCCGTGCCGTGCCCGTGGCCGTGGCTGTGCTGGTGTGCGGTGCCGGGGTGGTCGTGGTGGTCGTGGTGGTCGTGCGCCATGGTGGTCAGCCTCTCTTCCGGATGCGGTCAGCGTGCGACGGCACACCGGACGAGGGCCACCCGCGTTGCCGGTACGGCAAAATCCGGGCGCG contains:
- a CDS encoding class I SAM-dependent methyltransferase translates to MAHDHHDHHDHPGTAHQHSHGHGHGTDIDWNELGSLLETQAELFTPVYEQAMAWLAQEVTGPGLIVDAGSGPGVVSCLFAEAFPGARVVAVDGTAPLLERARARADRQGVADRFGTLAGELPGVLAELEGPAGLLWASRTLHHLGDQRAGLAAFAGRLAPGGTLALLEGGLPSRFLPRDIGIGRPGLEARLDALEAEWFARMRADLPGSTAETEDWPALLRAAGLGRTRTRTFLLDLPAPAAGRTRAYAAAHLSRLREGVGDALDAGDRATLDRLLDPSDPASVHLRPDLFVLGAYTVHVAVRPA